A genomic stretch from Ovis canadensis isolate MfBH-ARS-UI-01 breed Bighorn chromosome 5, ARS-UI_OviCan_v2, whole genome shotgun sequence includes:
- the IGIP gene encoding IgA-inducing protein homolog, translated as MQFKSKFEHSVLNLCSYHHMKKRSVSGCNITILAVVSSHLSAGNSPCGNQANVLCISRLEFVQYQS; from the coding sequence AtgcaatttaaaagtaaatttgagCATTCTGTATTAAATCTGTGCAGCTATCATCACATGAAGAAGCGCAGTGTGTCGGGCTGTAATATAACCATACTTGCTGTTGTGTCCTCCCATCTCAGTGCTGGGAACTCACCATGTGGAAACCAAGCAAATGTGTTGTGCATCAGCCGGCTTGAGTTTGTTCAATATCAAAGCTGA